Within Spirochaetota bacterium, the genomic segment TTCCTTCTTCAGCCTATATAATTCCTCATCCCGAGGAATACCTCTACCAGGAAATGCTTTCCCATTATTATCCCTTAATTCTCTTCTCCATCTTGATAAAAGATCAGGCCTTATCCCTAAATCTTTAGATATCTCACTAATTGTTTTACCGCTTCTCTCCAGTAACTCTACTGAATCGATCTTAAATTGTTTGTCAAATTTTCTTCTTGATTTCATTGACTCCTCCGTTAAGCTTATTATCGTTTCTTTTGCTTAACTTCATGTCCTCTTTTTCGGGCAAGGCCAGCTCTTGCAAAAGAGTTAAAACATTAGTAAGAGCCTTACTTATATGAACAAAATAAAAATATGTGTAAATATCAATACATCAATAGGAATTAGTCAACCAAAACTTGACAAAGCAATTAAAGAGATTCGTGAAGCATTGCTCGAAATAGGTCAAAAATTATTCCAGGCGTTAATAGCTGAACTAAATAAAACCGTAGTTGAATAGATGAGATCGAAAACGATCATGATATACTGCAAGAGACGCAAAACCAAGAACGGATTCACGAAACGCAGATTTCGCAAACGGGTGTTTGTACCCGATTAGCAGACTGTTTTCTCATAGTATTGCGTGAGATGACTTGATTGACCTTTTGTAAATGTCAGATATTATTTAAACTATTAAAGCGAAGGCTTCTTCTTGCCCATATTTTACAGCGTCACATGAGACGCTGTAAATGTGGAATGTTAACTGTATAGTCTAAATATATACTTTTACAGGAAGCCTTATTTAATTGTTGATTATTCTTAAGAATATGATATCGTTACTCTTATAAATGAGTGTTTTTTGCATGGCTATTTTCAAAAAGGTGATCGGACTAATAGATTATATGTTAATGGAAAATTATGAGATAGCAGTGCAGCAAACCTTTTATGAGAAGGTAACAAATAAATTCAGGTGAAGTAAATAGACCTAGCACTCGTTTAAACGTTAGACGTAGATTTATTTATAATATCTGATCTTATGTCTGTTACAAGTATTTAAAAAATAATTTTTGTTGCATATAGGTTGTTATGAATAAGAACTCTACTCTAAAACTGTGGACGCTTCTTTTCACATTTTTTTTGTTAGTTCCGGATGCCAATCCAATAATAATAACGAAATAATCCCACCAGTTGATACAATAAAACCGATACTTAGTTCTGGAACTATCAAAGTCTCAACAATATCTGAAACCAATGTAAAATTGGAATGGGTCCCTGCTGCAGATGATCAAGCAACAGTTTTGCAATATTTAGCTTATTATTCCTATGCGAACAATATCAATTCAGTAACAGAAATTGAGCAGAATGGTATTCCTGTTGGAGAGTTTGAATCAGATATTACCAGCAAATCTATCAATATCTCTTTGGAGAGAACCTATTATTACAATGTGATAGTTAAAGATTCAGCAGGAAACAAAGCGTCCTATAATATGTCGGCTGATCAATGGACTACTTTCAAAGATTCTATAAGACTGGAAGTTGCTAATTTTGAAGAATACCACACACCTCAAAGACAGCAGTTAGCTATAATGGGATGGGAAGATGGGGTGCATATCAGCCGCGATGGTCTTCATCTTTATTGTACTTATAT encodes:
- a CDS encoding transposase, encoding MKSRRKFDKQFKIDSVELLERSGKTISEISKDLGIRPDLLSRWRRELRDNNGKAFPGRGIPRDEELYRLKKELADVKLERDILKKAVAIFSKTEKRGTNS